In Candidatus Anaeroferrophillus wilburensis, the following proteins share a genomic window:
- a CDS encoding mechanosensitive ion channel family protein, protein MADYLVNLWGEHAELIIDLGYKGLLAAAVLLAGFAAARLVRQAIVQAPQRLKKFDDVLVPIFSTTATYSIYAISLVIILDIFGVNTTSIIALLGAAGLAVGLALKDTLGNIAAGIMLLILRPYRIGDYIECGSQAGTVREIGLFTTILETFDGLYVFAPNGAMWGTPVKNFTRNGRRRMDVVVGIAYDDSIDAGFEALRGVIRSEPRMLPDPAPQVMVQELADSSVNLGLRCWTTVDDFWDTWWDLKKRVKEEIEAAGLTIPFPQQDVHLNREGGQRNP, encoded by the coding sequence ATGGCCGACTATCTGGTGAACCTCTGGGGTGAGCATGCTGAATTGATCATTGATCTTGGCTATAAGGGCCTGCTGGCGGCGGCGGTGCTGCTGGCCGGTTTTGCTGCCGCCCGGCTGGTCCGTCAGGCCATTGTCCAGGCGCCTCAGCGCCTCAAAAAATTTGATGATGTCCTGGTGCCGATTTTTTCCACCACCGCAACCTACTCGATCTACGCCATCAGCCTGGTTATCATCCTGGATATCTTCGGGGTCAACACCACCAGCATCATCGCCCTGCTGGGTGCCGCCGGCCTGGCTGTTGGTCTGGCACTGAAAGATACCCTGGGCAATATTGCGGCCGGGATCATGCTGCTGATTCTGCGGCCCTACCGCATCGGCGATTATATTGAGTGCGGTTCCCAGGCCGGTACGGTCAGGGAGATCGGGCTGTTTACCACCATCCTCGAAACGTTTGACGGTCTGTATGTCTTTGCCCCCAACGGCGCCATGTGGGGGACGCCGGTGAAAAATTTTACCCGCAACGGCCGCCGGCGAATGGATGTGGTTGTCGGTATTGCTTATGACGATTCCATCGACGCCGGTTTTGAGGCCCTCCGGGGAGTTATCCGCAGCGAGCCCCGGATGCTCCCTGATCCGGCGCCACAGGTGATGGTTCAGGAATTGGCTGACAGCTCTGTCAACCTCGGTCTGCGGTGCTGGACCACGGTGGATGATTTTTGGGACACCTGGTGGGATCTCAAAAAACGGGTCAAAGAGGAGATTGAAGCTGCCGGTCTGACGATTCCGTTTCCTCAGCAGGATGTTCATCTCAATCGTGAGGGAGGGCAGCGCAACCCATGA
- a CDS encoding LapA family protein, with protein sequence MKARFYVALVIGLLALLFMVQNARVVEIRFLFWHFSLSRALLLLVTMLAGLVLGVLFGSYRSKDKTSQY encoded by the coding sequence ATGAAGGCAAGATTTTACGTGGCTTTGGTTATCGGTTTGCTGGCGCTTCTTTTTATGGTGCAGAATGCCAGGGTGGTGGAGATCCGCTTCCTTTTCTGGCATTTTTCCCTTTCCCGGGCCCTTTTGCTGCTGGTGACCATGCTGGCCGGCCTGGTTCTTGGGGTCCTTTTTGGCAGCTACAGAAGTAAAGATAAAACATCACAATATTGA
- a CDS encoding cytochrome C: MKNVWIVMVVCCLWLVVAAAVQADGKGPEQMDLKARFQVEGSKKAVIFPHHQHQAKLACTKCHPSDAGGPLVVTIENKSGTANDFHKKFCWPCHVEMQVPKGKMCMTCHK; encoded by the coding sequence ATGAAAAACGTATGGATAGTGATGGTTGTCTGTTGTCTCTGGCTGGTGGTTGCCGCTGCGGTTCAAGCAGATGGCAAGGGACCGGAACAGATGGATCTGAAAGCCCGTTTTCAGGTGGAGGGCAGCAAAAAGGCGGTTATTTTCCCTCATCACCAGCATCAGGCAAAACTGGCTTGCACCAAATGCCATCCGTCGGATGCCGGTGGCCCGCTGGTGGTGACCATTGAAAACAAGTCTGGGACTGCCAACGATTTTCATAAAAAATTCTGTTGGCCATGTCATGTCGAGATGCAGGTGCCCAAGGGTAAGATGTGCATGACCTGTCACAAGTGA
- a CDS encoding YeeE/YedE family protein → MSIREKGSWSPYLAGGLSGLVLVLSVALAGKYFGASTSFVRVVGMIEKVFAPDRVATMDYFIKEAPVVDWQIMFVVGIFVGSLIAALMSGSFNWQGVPDMWRDRFGPSVGKRGIAAFVGGAIAMYGARLAGGUPSGHGLSGTLQLAVSGYVAMVCFFIGGIVVAKLLYGGGRS, encoded by the coding sequence ATGAGCATTCGGGAAAAAGGTAGTTGGAGTCCCTATCTTGCCGGGGGACTGTCGGGATTGGTTTTGGTGTTATCCGTGGCCCTGGCCGGCAAATATTTCGGCGCGTCAACCAGCTTTGTCCGGGTTGTCGGGATGATTGAGAAGGTGTTTGCCCCCGACCGGGTTGCCACGATGGATTATTTTATCAAAGAGGCTCCGGTAGTCGATTGGCAGATCATGTTTGTTGTCGGCATTTTTGTCGGTTCACTGATTGCCGCACTTATGTCGGGATCTTTTAACTGGCAGGGAGTTCCTGATATGTGGAGGGATCGTTTTGGTCCGAGCGTTGGCAAACGGGGCATTGCGGCTTTTGTCGGCGGAGCCATCGCCATGTATGGCGCCAGGCTTGCCGGTGGCTGACCAAGCGGCCACGGGCTGAGCGGGACGCTGCAGCTGGCGGTGAGTGGATATGTGGCAATGGTCTGTTTTTTCATTGGTGGTATCGTTGTTGCTAAGCTGCTGTATGGGGGAGGAAGATCATGA
- a CDS encoding YeeE/YedE family protein produces the protein MNTLMYGLVTGMFFGFLLQKGRVIRYDKQLGALRLLDMTIVKFMFSAILVAMVGVYLLNDMGLAKLSIKATVLGGNIIGGLLFGVGWGLLGYCPGTQAGALGEGRWDAIWGIAGMLAGAGLFAESYPLLKKTVLTWGDLGKITLVDILHLHHWLIIAIIVVAVIALFAYFERSDL, from the coding sequence ATGAACACGCTGATGTATGGACTCGTGACGGGAATGTTCTTCGGCTTTCTTCTCCAGAAAGGCAGGGTTATTCGTTATGATAAGCAGCTGGGGGCATTGCGGCTGCTGGATATGACTATTGTCAAGTTTATGTTTTCGGCAATTTTGGTGGCTATGGTTGGCGTCTATCTGCTCAACGATATGGGGCTGGCGAAGTTGTCGATCAAGGCAACAGTCCTGGGCGGCAATATTATCGGCGGTCTTTTGTTTGGTGTTGGCTGGGGTTTGCTTGGCTATTGTCCGGGAACCCAGGCAGGTGCCCTGGGGGAAGGACGTTGGGATGCCATCTGGGGAATTGCCGGCATGCTGGCTGGCGCCGGCTTGTTTGCCGAATCCTACCCGTTGCTCAAAAAAACGGTCTTGACCTGGGGTGACCTGGGGAAAATAACTCTGGTGGATATTCTTCATCTTCACCACTGGCTGATTATCGCCATCATTGTGGTTGCCGTCATTGCCTTGTTCGCCTATTTTGAACGTTCAGATTTGTGA